A genomic region of Pradoshia eiseniae contains the following coding sequences:
- a CDS encoding DUF3021 domain-containing protein, producing MKTFLYRSFIGIIFGGFLHVLLVCIGIISTNAETINAESFGKNAAGMMICSWFFTVTPLYFEIRKWNLIQQTMLHFLTVCVLFFLVSFTIGWIPVSISIIIKQLLIFLAIYIVSWTLFFLYFKYQTKILNENLKRL from the coding sequence ATGAAAACATTTCTTTATCGGAGCTTTATAGGGATTATTTTTGGAGGATTCCTTCATGTGCTGCTGGTTTGTATAGGAATCATCTCGACGAATGCTGAAACGATTAATGCAGAATCATTTGGGAAAAACGCAGCAGGTATGATGATATGCTCATGGTTTTTTACCGTCACGCCCCTCTATTTCGAAATAAGAAAATGGAATCTCATCCAACAAACCATGCTGCATTTTTTGACAGTTTGTGTGCTTTTCTTCCTTGTATCCTTCACGATTGGCTGGATTCCTGTCTCCATTTCGATCATAATCAAGCAGCTTTTAATATTTCTGGCTATTTACATCGTTAGCTGGACATTGTTTTTTCTCTATTTCAAATACCAGACGAAAATCCTCAATGAGAATCTAAAAAGATTGTAA
- a CDS encoding LytTR family DNA-binding domain-containing protein, with protein MRLILNIDKEFKETKVTIEAPEINEDVQGVMDVVKERERPFLIGRKGEMQHILNLADIHLFHSEKDYVAAVTAEGSFLVKEKLYELEDILPSHTFVRLSKSAIANLYELSRFEASFNGTLCVYFKSGKKEYVSRNYVPIMKEALRINRRKSK; from the coding sequence TTGAGGCTGATTTTAAATATTGACAAAGAATTCAAAGAAACGAAAGTGACGATTGAAGCACCTGAGATTAATGAGGATGTCCAAGGGGTTATGGATGTTGTCAAAGAGAGGGAACGTCCATTTTTAATCGGAAGAAAGGGAGAAATGCAGCATATATTAAACCTTGCTGATATTCATCTCTTTCATTCAGAGAAAGATTATGTGGCAGCGGTGACAGCTGAAGGCTCTTTCTTAGTCAAAGAAAAGCTTTATGAGCTGGAGGACATCCTTCCATCACATACCTTCGTTCGTCTATCAAAATCAGCCATAGCTAATTTATATGAATTAAGCCGATTTGAAGCATCATTCAATGGAACACTCTGTGTTTACTTTAAATCCGGCAAAAAGGAGTATGTATCAAGAAACTATGTGCCAATCATGAAAGAAGCATTAAGAATAAACAGGAGGAAGTCTAAATGA
- a CDS encoding DUF6359 domain-containing protein: MPTFVKNRVFIPGLLFFLICSLLIPATGSKAAAPISVAEAIANNSGEATVSGYIVAHTAASNSYDFEAPFGNDFNIALADSPNERDNAKLLPVQLPASYRAEFGLQTNPDIIGSKVQVTGNLEPYFTVPGLKSPSALMFIEEGEPTPQAAAPVSSVTPGAVTSGTEIILTTETENSAIYYTIDGSDPTEDSTRYAGPIQITKDTTIKAVVIADGLKNSEITSFAYYIALTGLDIHDIQGSSHYSPYENQYVADVEGVVTYVADANNVYIQSITPDKNPSTSEGILVYKRNHGLSSGDAVKVSGQVKEWVLEGYAEKLETDLPVTEINATAITVTAAGQALPKPVEISPLKGQPTRIIDNDQFKSFDPWQDGIDYYESLEGMLVKVAKPKVIAPQDYGELYVVSKYTLLNTLAGGLRISENDYNPERLIIDIDDSSFVTKTGDSFTGDITGVVSYGFSNYKIFSDRDSLPDLKEGGLKQEKTKFREHSKKLTVASYNVENFSPKTGAEKTMKLAKAIAENLNQPDIVGLTEVQDNDGATNSGNTDASASYQALIDKIKELGGPTYAYTDIAPNNNEDGGAPGANIRVGFLYNPERVSLVDAPKGTANEATAYEDGKLTLNPGRIDPENDAFSESRKPLAAQFTFNGDDVIVIANHFNSKGGDLPLFGKTQPAVLSSEEQRIQIAGIVNQFIKDIQSQDKNANIIALGDMNDFEFTETLTTLKGKEMTNMIDLIPSIDRYTYAYQGNLQVLDHILVSKKLTLRTAVDIVHINAAFMEEHGRASDHDPVLIQTMLK, encoded by the coding sequence ATGCCAACGTTTGTCAAGAACCGTGTATTCATTCCTGGTTTACTCTTTTTTCTCATTTGTTCCCTCCTGATCCCAGCGACAGGATCAAAGGCAGCAGCCCCCATTTCGGTTGCAGAAGCAATAGCCAATAATTCCGGGGAGGCTACCGTAAGCGGATACATTGTCGCTCATACAGCAGCTAGCAACAGCTATGATTTCGAAGCTCCATTTGGCAATGATTTTAATATTGCCTTAGCTGATTCGCCAAATGAACGAGATAACGCGAAGCTTTTGCCTGTTCAGCTTCCAGCAAGTTATCGAGCCGAGTTCGGCCTGCAAACGAATCCGGACATTATCGGAAGCAAAGTTCAAGTTACTGGTAATCTCGAACCTTATTTCACTGTCCCAGGCTTAAAGAGCCCATCTGCCCTCATGTTTATAGAGGAAGGCGAACCCACTCCGCAGGCTGCAGCTCCTGTGAGTTCAGTCACTCCCGGAGCCGTCACTTCAGGGACGGAAATTATCTTGACAACCGAAACAGAGAACAGCGCCATATATTATACAATCGATGGCTCTGATCCGACCGAAGACAGCACTCGTTACGCTGGACCAATTCAAATTACAAAGGATACAACCATCAAAGCAGTTGTAATAGCTGATGGCTTAAAGAATAGTGAAATAACCTCTTTTGCGTACTATATCGCTTTAACTGGTTTAGACATTCATGATATCCAGGGGTCATCCCATTACTCCCCTTATGAGAATCAATATGTAGCTGATGTTGAAGGTGTTGTTACTTATGTTGCTGATGCAAACAATGTATATATCCAATCGATTACACCTGACAAAAACCCATCCACTTCAGAGGGAATTCTTGTCTATAAACGGAACCATGGCCTCTCTTCCGGTGACGCTGTAAAGGTAAGTGGACAGGTGAAGGAATGGGTATTGGAAGGATACGCAGAAAAGTTAGAGACCGACCTTCCCGTGACAGAAATCAACGCTACTGCCATTACGGTTACAGCTGCAGGACAAGCGCTGCCAAAACCAGTTGAAATTAGCCCGCTTAAAGGACAGCCGACAAGGATTATCGATAACGACCAATTCAAAAGCTTTGATCCATGGCAGGACGGTATTGATTATTACGAAAGCCTGGAGGGGATGCTCGTAAAGGTGGCAAAGCCTAAGGTTATCGCTCCACAGGATTATGGCGAATTATATGTCGTCTCCAAATACACACTCTTAAATACTTTAGCCGGAGGACTGAGGATCTCTGAGAATGACTATAATCCAGAACGTTTAATCATTGATATTGATGACTCTTCCTTCGTAACAAAAACAGGCGATTCCTTTACTGGAGATATCACGGGTGTCGTTAGTTACGGATTCAGCAATTACAAGATTTTCTCAGACCGAGATAGCTTACCGGATTTAAAGGAAGGCGGCCTAAAACAAGAGAAAACAAAATTTAGGGAGCATTCGAAGAAGCTCACTGTCGCCTCTTATAACGTCGAGAACTTCTCCCCAAAAACAGGTGCGGAAAAGACAATGAAGCTTGCCAAAGCAATTGCTGAAAACTTAAATCAGCCGGATATTGTTGGGCTGACAGAGGTGCAGGACAATGACGGTGCAACCAACAGCGGCAATACGGATGCAAGTGCAAGCTATCAGGCATTGATTGATAAGATCAAGGAACTGGGCGGACCAACCTATGCTTATACAGATATTGCTCCAAACAATAATGAAGACGGCGGAGCACCTGGCGCCAATATTCGCGTCGGCTTCCTTTATAACCCTGAACGCGTCTCTCTTGTGGACGCTCCAAAAGGGACCGCAAATGAGGCAACAGCTTATGAGGACGGAAAGCTCACCTTAAATCCTGGGCGCATCGACCCTGAAAATGATGCATTTTCTGAGAGCCGCAAACCGCTGGCCGCTCAATTCACGTTTAATGGAGATGACGTGATTGTCATTGCGAATCATTTTAATTCCAAGGGTGGCGACCTACCTTTATTCGGAAAAACACAGCCAGCTGTCTTATCGAGCGAGGAACAGCGCATTCAAATTGCCGGCATCGTCAACCAGTTCATCAAGGATATCCAGTCTCAAGATAAAAATGCGAATATAATCGCTCTTGGTGATATGAATGACTTTGAATTCACGGAGACACTCACCACCCTAAAAGGCAAGGAAATGACAAATATGATTGACCTTATCCCTTCGATTGACCGGTACACCTATGCCTATCAAGGCAATTTACAAGTGCTTGATCATATCCTGGTATCGAAAAAACTTACACTTCGAACAGCTGTAGATATTGTCCATATTAATGCAGCTTTCATGGAAGAGCATGGGCGTGCGAGCGATCATGATCCTGTCTTAATTCAGACCATGCTGAAGTAG
- the trhA gene encoding PAQR family membrane homeostasis protein TrhA, whose product MNETHVFTKKEEIVNAITHGLGALLSIAALVLLISYSAQYGTAWHVVSFTIFGSTMLLMYLCSTLVHSLPEGKLKDLFQIFDHTSIYFFIAGTYTPFLFIALDGWTRWTIFGIVWGIALGGTVFKSFFVKKYMLFSTILYIVMGWMIVFAWKPLTVFLAPNGIVLLVTGGILYTAGSVFYVWRGFKHHHAIWHLFVLAGSACHFLCIFIYLLPWS is encoded by the coding sequence ATGAATGAAACCCATGTCTTTACGAAAAAGGAAGAAATCGTCAACGCGATCACTCATGGCTTAGGAGCCTTGCTGAGCATAGCTGCACTCGTGTTGTTGATCAGCTATTCTGCCCAATACGGAACAGCTTGGCATGTGGTCAGCTTCACCATCTTCGGCAGCACCATGCTATTAATGTATCTTTGTTCTACCCTCGTCCATAGCCTGCCTGAAGGAAAACTAAAGGACCTATTCCAAATTTTCGACCATACCTCTATCTATTTCTTTATTGCCGGTACGTATACGCCCTTCTTATTCATTGCCCTTGACGGATGGACACGCTGGACAATCTTTGGGATTGTCTGGGGAATTGCTCTTGGCGGTACGGTTTTTAAATCCTTCTTCGTGAAGAAATATATGCTGTTCTCTACCATTCTGTATATTGTCATGGGCTGGATGATTGTCTTTGCTTGGAAGCCATTGACTGTCTTTCTCGCCCCTAATGGAATTGTCTTGCTGGTCACTGGAGGCATATTATATACAGCTGGATCTGTTTTTTATGTATGGCGGGGATTTAAGCACCACCATGCCATTTGGCACCTATTTGTTCTAGCCGGGAGTGCCTGTCACTTCCTCTGTATTTTTATCTATTTATTGCCTTGGTCATAA
- a CDS encoding type II toxin-antitoxin system SpoIISA family toxin has protein sequence MVGKICVALIVLFAIYSCLSAILKPSQFDLNLKKHRRILYTIFIATTGSGVVFGGLDLDDWPYVVSLASIVVFTDLAVLLTPSILRIWQAEFLNGSELLEETLKENERLIRDTMAKVSFMSYLVQDAIYYFAKKPIPETNEEYMTELEQYLQQYGDRFGLMLDVRQYDINYSSDLEVSIQEKIRQELLLMNDIHNIGLEESKLEEYIASIYNSEIITLEEEETFIVPIQLPEYHFIVVIKKGKGSPIEIDGIHAANLVHIYDSFM, from the coding sequence ATGGTAGGGAAAATTTGCGTTGCACTCATCGTCCTATTTGCGATTTATTCTTGCTTGAGCGCGATACTGAAGCCAAGTCAATTTGACTTGAATTTAAAGAAACACAGGCGAATATTATATACAATCTTCATTGCAACAACTGGCAGCGGGGTCGTTTTTGGGGGTCTTGACCTTGATGATTGGCCATATGTCGTGAGCTTGGCATCCATTGTCGTGTTTACTGACTTAGCTGTCCTTTTGACACCTAGCATCTTGAGAATTTGGCAGGCTGAATTTCTGAACGGATCCGAACTCCTTGAAGAAACGCTGAAAGAGAATGAGCGGCTGATCAGAGACACAATGGCAAAGGTTAGCTTTATGTCCTACTTGGTACAGGATGCGATTTATTACTTCGCAAAGAAACCAATACCTGAGACGAATGAAGAGTATATGACTGAACTTGAACAATATTTGCAGCAATATGGAGACCGTTTTGGACTAATGCTCGATGTACGGCAATATGATATTAATTATAGTTCGGACCTGGAGGTTTCTATCCAAGAGAAAATTCGCCAGGAGCTGCTGCTTATGAATGATATTCATAATATAGGGTTGGAGGAATCAAAGCTTGAAGAGTATATTGCCTCCATCTATAACAGTGAAATCATCACTCTTGAGGAGGAGGAGACCTTCATTGTCCCTATACAGCTTCCCGAGTACCACTTCATTGTCGTAATTAAGAAGGGGAAAGGCAGTCCAATTGAAATAGACGGGATTCATGCGGCAAATTTGGTACATATATATGATTCATTTATGTAA
- a CDS encoding FAD-dependent oxidoreductase, whose translation MSKIPTYSKSYWTEYIDRKEAHSYPQAVKDNETEIVIIGAGIVGVLSAYELAKRGRKVILLEADRILYGTTGHTTAKITAQHGLFYDELIRKSGEEAAKLYYKANMDGLNYIRQVIKEENIDCDFSEQTAYTYAVTDEYDEKIKAEFKAYEKLGIDGELLSELPLPFQIKSAVSMNGQAQFHPLKLLSNLLVSFEQLGGAIYEQSPVKDIEEDDSGLHAILKNGHRISGQKIIIATHYPFYDMLGLYFSRLHPMRSYIVAATVEEEIPDGMYISADQPTRSLRYTDYDGRKLLLIGGESHKTGQSEDELSCYNALESFTKDYFTVDDFPYRWSAQDLVTLDKLPYIGQYSSSKENLFIATGFGKWGMSNGAVASMLLCDLATDQENPYEELFSPSRSETNLQSASTFVKENANVAKELIKGKISPDDVDPNDLKPNEGGHIKFKGKRAGAYRDENGSLCILDTTCTHMGCEVNWNSGERSWDCPCHGSRFDTNGEVLEGPAVDPLKKLN comes from the coding sequence ATGTCGAAGATCCCAACGTATTCAAAATCTTATTGGACAGAATATATCGACCGCAAGGAAGCGCACTCTTACCCCCAGGCTGTAAAGGATAACGAAACAGAAATCGTCATCATCGGTGCAGGTATCGTTGGTGTCCTGTCTGCTTACGAACTTGCCAAAAGAGGGCGTAAAGTCATCCTGCTTGAAGCAGACCGAATCCTCTATGGAACGACAGGACATACAACAGCCAAAATAACGGCCCAGCATGGCCTATTCTATGATGAGCTTATTCGAAAATCAGGCGAAGAGGCTGCAAAACTTTACTATAAAGCAAATATGGATGGCTTGAATTATATAAGACAAGTCATAAAGGAAGAGAACATCGATTGTGACTTCTCAGAGCAGACAGCCTACACCTATGCGGTAACAGACGAGTATGATGAAAAAATCAAAGCTGAATTCAAGGCATACGAGAAGCTTGGCATTGATGGAGAGCTTCTCTCCGAATTGCCGCTTCCTTTCCAGATTAAATCAGCTGTATCGATGAATGGGCAAGCTCAGTTTCATCCACTCAAGCTATTAAGCAATTTGTTAGTTTCATTCGAACAATTAGGCGGAGCCATCTATGAGCAGTCACCTGTCAAAGATATTGAAGAAGATGATTCTGGCCTTCATGCGATTCTTAAAAATGGACATCGTATAAGCGGACAGAAAATCATCATAGCCACTCATTATCCTTTTTACGATATGTTGGGCTTGTATTTCTCCAGGCTCCACCCGATGCGCTCCTATATCGTCGCGGCAACGGTTGAAGAGGAAATTCCAGACGGGATGTATATTAGTGCTGATCAGCCTACACGCTCACTTCGCTACACAGATTATGATGGAAGGAAGCTGTTGCTCATTGGCGGAGAAAGCCATAAAACAGGTCAATCTGAAGATGAATTATCCTGTTATAACGCTCTGGAATCCTTCACAAAGGATTATTTCACCGTAGATGATTTTCCTTACCGATGGTCAGCACAGGACTTGGTTACCTTGGATAAGCTTCCGTATATCGGGCAATATTCCTCATCAAAGGAGAACCTCTTCATTGCGACAGGATTTGGAAAATGGGGGATGTCAAATGGCGCCGTAGCCTCCATGCTTCTATGCGATTTAGCAACTGACCAGGAAAATCCGTATGAAGAATTGTTTTCACCAAGCCGTTCTGAGACAAACCTGCAGAGTGCTTCAACCTTCGTGAAGGAGAATGCAAATGTAGCCAAGGAATTAATCAAAGGAAAAATAAGTCCAGATGATGTTGATCCAAATGATTTAAAACCAAATGAAGGCGGTCATATAAAATTCAAGGGCAAGCGAGCCGGTGCTTACCGAGATGAGAATGGCTCTTTATGCATCTTGGATACGACATGCACCCATATGGGCTGCGAGGTAAACTGGAATAGCGGCGAACGCTCATGGGATTGTCCATGTCACGGCTCGCGCTTTGACACTAATGGGGAGGTACTCGAAGGTCCTGCCGTTGACCCGTTAAAAAAGCTCAATTAG
- a CDS encoding DUF6376 family protein → MLLEESVFNKYFVLLTNEWGKRMKKLLSMLVLPMVIFLTGCSAIEEVSDSLNYVTEATDYIDDLNQFADELPAVAEAAVTDLNSKIQLEELLTEMQSEIEGFNVLEAPAMLDDIHNQVVEHNKELTSKIELYLEKIETGTLSTELLSEIGLLEEIAVYNDLLTEMKKLSE, encoded by the coding sequence TTGTTGCTTGAAGAGAGTGTTTTCAATAAATATTTTGTCTTACTGACGAATGAATGGGGGAAAAGAATGAAGAAATTATTATCTATGCTTGTTTTGCCCATGGTCATTTTTCTAACGGGTTGTTCAGCAATAGAAGAAGTATCAGATTCTTTGAATTATGTGACGGAAGCGACAGATTACATTGATGATTTAAATCAATTCGCAGACGAATTACCTGCTGTTGCAGAAGCCGCCGTAACCGATTTGAATTCAAAAATCCAATTAGAAGAATTACTAACGGAAATGCAAAGCGAAATTGAAGGGTTTAATGTACTTGAAGCACCAGCTATGTTAGATGATATCCATAATCAGGTGGTCGAGCATAATAAGGAACTAACAAGCAAGATTGAGCTGTATTTAGAAAAAATCGAGACGGGAACATTAAGCACAGAATTACTTTCGGAGATTGGTTTATTGGAGGAAATAGCTGTTTATAATGATCTGTTAACCGAAATGAAGAAGTTAAGCGAATAA
- a CDS encoding catalase: protein MNQNQNGKENRQEDALTNRQGHKITDNQNVRTVGNRGPMTLENYHFLEKISHFDRERIPERVVHARGAGAYGYFEAYGKVGDEPVSKYTRAKLFQEAGKQTPVFIRFSTVTGARESSETARDPRGFAVKFYTEDGNWDLVGNNLKIFFIRDPLKFPDMVHAFKPDPVTNLMHPEGMFDFFSNSPESIHMATFLHSPWGIPANYRQMQGSGVNTYKWVNKDGEAVLVKYHWEPKQGIKNLTQAEAEKIQATNVAHATQDLYEAIERGDYPEWELCMQIMSDDEHPELDFDPLDPTKLWPQDQFPFLPVGRMVLNRNPVNYFAEVEQAAFGTGVLVDGLDFSDDKLLQGRTFSYSDTQRYRVGPNYLQLPVNAPKTKVRTNQSDGQMTYSVDFANESNPHVNYEPTNLGGFAEAEKEGKDHEPHYNERLVRQRIERANDHKQAGETYRNFEDWEKDDLINNLVNALKVCAPIIQEKMIEHFTKADEEYGRRVREGLANALKEMEQQDVTSSPKADEAVKKAEDMGHDAEPY from the coding sequence ATGAATCAAAATCAAAACGGAAAAGAAAATCGGCAGGAAGATGCACTGACCAATCGTCAAGGTCATAAGATTACGGATAATCAAAATGTCCGGACGGTTGGAAACCGCGGTCCTATGACCTTAGAGAATTATCATTTCCTTGAAAAAATATCGCACTTTGACAGGGAGCGAATTCCAGAGAGGGTCGTCCATGCAAGAGGAGCCGGTGCCTATGGCTATTTTGAAGCCTACGGAAAAGTTGGGGACGAGCCAGTCTCTAAATATACCCGAGCGAAGCTGTTCCAGGAAGCTGGGAAGCAAACGCCGGTTTTTATTCGTTTCTCCACAGTGACGGGTGCCCGTGAATCGAGCGAAACGGCTCGTGACCCGCGCGGCTTTGCGGTCAAATTCTATACAGAGGACGGGAATTGGGATTTAGTCGGTAATAACTTAAAAATCTTCTTCATCCGTGATCCGCTTAAATTCCCAGACATGGTTCATGCGTTTAAGCCTGACCCGGTCACAAATCTTATGCATCCTGAAGGAATGTTTGATTTCTTCTCTAATTCACCTGAAAGCATCCATATGGCTACATTCCTGCACTCTCCTTGGGGGATACCAGCGAATTACAGACAAATGCAAGGCTCAGGTGTCAATACGTATAAATGGGTGAACAAGGATGGGGAAGCCGTTCTCGTTAAATACCATTGGGAGCCTAAACAAGGAATCAAAAATCTTACCCAGGCAGAAGCAGAGAAAATCCAAGCCACTAATGTTGCGCATGCGACACAGGATTTGTATGAAGCAATTGAGCGCGGTGATTATCCTGAATGGGAGCTATGCATGCAAATCATGAGCGACGATGAGCATCCTGAATTAGACTTCGACCCGTTAGACCCAACAAAATTATGGCCGCAGGATCAGTTCCCATTCTTGCCTGTCGGAAGAATGGTGCTCAATCGTAATCCAGTTAATTATTTTGCTGAAGTTGAGCAGGCAGCTTTTGGTACAGGGGTACTCGTGGATGGGTTAGATTTCTCGGATGATAAACTCCTGCAAGGACGCACCTTCTCTTATTCAGATACACAAAGATACAGGGTTGGCCCTAATTATCTTCAATTGCCGGTTAATGCACCGAAAACGAAGGTAAGGACAAATCAATCCGATGGTCAAATGACCTATTCCGTTGATTTTGCCAATGAATCTAATCCTCATGTCAATTATGAACCGACTAATCTCGGCGGATTCGCTGAAGCAGAAAAAGAAGGGAAAGATCACGAGCCTCATTACAATGAGCGTCTTGTCAGACAAAGAATAGAGCGGGCTAATGATCACAAGCAAGCAGGTGAAACATATCGTAATTTTGAGGACTGGGAAAAAGATGATCTCATTAACAACCTAGTCAACGCTCTAAAGGTATGTGCCCCAATCATCCAAGAAAAAATGATCGAGCACTTCACGAAAGCGGATGAAGAATATGGCCGCCGAGTGAGGGAAGGCTTGGCAAATGCCTTGAAGGAGATGGAACAGCAGGATGTCACTAGCTCTCCTAAGGCTGATGAAGCTGTGAAAAAAGCGGAAGACATGGGACATGATGCTGAACCATATTAA
- a CDS encoding EamA family transporter gives MTISLALLAAVFAALTSILAKIGITNVDSNLGTAVRTIVVLIMAAIVVLITDTWHMVTSISIKSWTFIILSGLTTGLSWLCFFKAIQLGDVSKVVPIDKSSIVLTIILSFIILGEPAAPMVIIGGLLISIGTFILIGRTKKKKNVNLKQSYIFLALMSAVFAALTSILAKIGIENVDSNLATFIRTIVILVFAWGIVFWQGTTHEIRKITRKSFLFLILSGIATGLSWLCYFGAISLGRVSIVAPIDKFSTVLTMILGVIVLKEKLSKNTIIGGLVITAGTICLIL, from the coding sequence ATGACCATTAGCCTTGCCCTTTTGGCAGCGGTATTTGCCGCCTTAACCTCCATTCTGGCCAAAATCGGCATCACAAATGTTGATTCCAATCTTGGCACAGCTGTGCGAACAATCGTTGTTCTTATCATGGCAGCTATAGTCGTTCTCATAACGGACACTTGGCATATGGTAACTTCCATATCCATTAAATCATGGACTTTCATTATTCTCTCAGGGCTGACGACTGGTTTGTCATGGCTTTGCTTCTTCAAAGCCATCCAGCTCGGCGATGTATCAAAGGTCGTACCTATCGATAAATCCAGCATTGTCTTGACTATCATCCTTTCCTTCATCATTCTTGGAGAGCCTGCAGCCCCAATGGTTATCATAGGAGGTCTTTTAATCAGCATTGGTACATTCATCCTCATTGGAAGAACAAAGAAGAAAAAGAATGTCAATCTGAAACAGTCATACATATTTCTTGCTCTCATGTCCGCTGTCTTCGCTGCCTTAACAAGTATCCTCGCCAAGATTGGCATTGAAAATGTTGATTCCAATCTTGCTACGTTTATTCGGACGATTGTTATCCTCGTCTTTGCTTGGGGAATTGTTTTTTGGCAAGGCACAACCCATGAGATAAGGAAAATCACGAGAAAATCCTTCCTGTTCCTCATCCTTTCTGGAATAGCGACTGGCTTATCCTGGCTTTGTTATTTCGGGGCTATCTCACTAGGCAGAGTTTCAATTGTTGCGCCGATTGATAAATTCAGCACTGTTCTTACGATGATTCTCGGCGTCATCGTATTAAAGGAAAAGCTATCGAAAAACACAATCATTGGTGGCCTAGTCATTACGGCCGGCACGATTTGCCTCATTCTATAA
- a CDS encoding response regulator transcription factor, which translates to MRMLILEDEPVARAVLKKRLELQGYKVDEFDDPEEAIIACDQYDYDLLIFDITIHGAIIDGLEAASIIRRKKNIPFILVTGADSSDARLRGLQEGALLYFTKPFSYKELVLNIKNLMDNRVRKSHEYIHAGHKIEPLKGTITLKDGSVETLSKIPMQVLTYLLDHRDQIVTKKELWEAIWSEHGEMSEDIINTTINRIRRKLGREIISTIKNVGYEIREY; encoded by the coding sequence ATGAGAATGTTAATATTAGAGGATGAGCCAGTAGCAAGAGCAGTTCTCAAGAAAAGATTGGAACTTCAAGGATACAAGGTGGATGAATTTGATGATCCAGAAGAAGCCATCATTGCTTGTGATCAATATGACTACGACCTGTTAATATTTGATATTACCATTCACGGAGCCATAATTGATGGATTGGAAGCAGCCTCGATTATAAGGAGAAAGAAAAATATACCATTCATTCTCGTGACAGGTGCGGATTCATCTGATGCCAGATTAAGAGGGCTGCAAGAGGGTGCGCTGCTTTATTTTACAAAACCATTCAGTTACAAGGAACTTGTATTGAATATCAAAAATCTAATGGATAATAGGGTAAGAAAAAGCCATGAATATATCCATGCAGGACATAAAATAGAACCGTTGAAAGGAACGATTACGCTAAAGGATGGGTCGGTTGAAACGCTATCAAAAATTCCGATGCAGGTATTAACGTACCTTCTCGACCATAGAGATCAGATTGTTACAAAGAAAGAATTATGGGAAGCTATCTGGTCTGAGCATGGAGAGATGAGCGAAGATATTATCAATACGACCATTAATCGTATCAGGAGAAAGCTGGGACGAGAAATCATCAGCACGATTAAAAATGTCGGCTATGAGATTCGGGAATATTAA